The genomic segment AGCGCAGAGTACAGATGCTATCCGGGGCCGAGTGGGATACACACGGGGACTGCATGTGTGGGAGATCAGCTGGGCCATGCGCCAGCGGGGCACCCATGCTGTTGTTGGTGTGGCGACGGGTGAAGCCCCGTTGCATTCTGTAGGATACACTGCACTTGTAGGAAACAATAGCGAGTCCTGGGGCTGGGACCTGGGACGTAACAAACTCTATCATGATGGCAAGAACCAGCCCAGTAGGACGTATCCAGCTTTTCTTGAGCCTGATGAGACGTTTATTGTCCCAGACTCGTTTTTGGTGGTCCTGGACATGGACGAGGGGACTTTAAGTTTTATTGTCGACGGACAATATTTAGGGGTTGCTTTCAGAGGACTCAAAGGAAGGAAGCTATACCCTGTAGTGAGTGCTGTGTGGGGACACTGTGAAATCAGAATTCGGTACATCAATGGACTTGATCGTAAGTATCACCTTTTCTGCTTGTTTGAATTTACCTGTCTGTTATCTATGTCTGTTCTTGCATGCCTCCTCCAATCGTCTCTTGAATAACAAGGTTGACTTTGTGGTTTGTTAAACATTAAAAGTGGCTGGAGCTAGTGTGTCTATGGAAGGATTTGTTTCTCATCTATTAATTATATGAAGCCAGCTCCATTTACCTGATAAAGACTGATATCATTCATTATCTCTCCGATGTCCTGAAAGCTAATCATTAAACTGGCTGCTCTGCTCTTTCCTTATTACGTGTTGAGCAGATTCCACTGCTGCCTGGGGAACATTTTAACAGACTTTCTTGgtcatataaatatttttaaaagttatcACATCCATTTGTAGAGAATCAAAACTGAGCTTTTCCTTAATGAAAACTATTATTAGATCAGGCTGATTGAGATTGTGTGATACCTATAGGCCtacctggggtgcgtttcccaaagtgaactatggtcgcaagtttcatcgttaccaatagagttcaatgggacttacgaccatagttggctaacaatgctttcgggaaacgcaccccaggttGATGGTGTGAGTAAATGTGTGTAAAGTTGTTCTTTTAAATTCAGAAATttcacattattaaaatgttcataaaggcCAATCTGTTCTTTAGATCAGGGACTTTCAAATTGGATGCTAGGGTGCTTGTGGAAAAATTTCCACAAACTCCAATTTTCTTTATCTAATATTGATTTTAGTCAGTGTGATGGTCTATGTCATTGCGTCGCCTGTCAGTGACACTGTATCagtgttaccctcgatttctggGTCTACTtacttaaaaaaacacaaacaccaaagacactttaatatattgttttattagatAGGTAAGCAACTGTTGGTTAAATTTATCGACAGAAAATCGTTGTGTAGTTCAGCATGGTTAGTCTTATTATTTGAATCTCGTTTTTTTTGATTTACTGCGAGTAACAGGTTTGTACTATGCCTCAGAGACAAAGCTATTTAGTCAAGttgctaacatagcataatcagaaagagctttatttgttgtaacagtaaaacagcattttctccaccatgcagtatattttaaaatatactgcatgccatttagcaacacaagtcatccagcttttattaatgatattttaatatcgatctagcttgcTGCAGTGTGCAAGAAGTGTCTCATAACAGCCACATTATAACCACTTTCAACACgctcaaatgtatttttttttttttgaccaagTAAAACAGCGCTGTTACCCCACAATATTTAGTCAAATAAAGTGACCAGAGTAGTAATTCAGCACTTGTGGCTATTTCATTAGAATGagataaaataatgtgaatttaagtgatcaaacttaactgtaacaaagttcaagttcagggAAGGAGGAGGAGGGAAGCGGCAAACGttaaatgtaactttaattgtaatagACATAAACAACATAACGAAAGAAGCAGCTAGCAGCCAACTATGGCgtataagcataataaaaacagcaatgtaAAATGTCTCTGAGTCAGCTTTAGAGAGAACAtttacacaatgtgtatttgatgcaaataaataattcactgtGGCCTTAGTGCAATGATATCAAAGCCAATTatttaaagggtacataacacacacagtttctgccaatctcatgttaatcttgattacctatagagtagtatagcatccttcatatctccgaacagtctttatttttatgagatttataaaagacagaTATGCTGTACCGTGTCTTTCAgaaaacagccgagctcctggaggcatGCCATGGGCGAAGCTAAAGAGTAACGAGCACGAACAGCTTTTGTGTTGTGATCGTCtgaaagctatcaatggtcagctaaacaaatgtatttaaacacacgcaatacaccatcgcattatccctggataacttttgaatcgcTATAATATAGCATATAATGAATCTATGAATTCattacgttcgtgttgtttacatttatatgcacttaggcgcctgttgccaacaaaacagacatttgatacAGTTTTACTGTGGTtctgactcatgaccgggatcattatcgctgtgacccCTCCatctttcactttcaaatgatctgtaaatccaacgtagaactgggccttgctTATAAAACCAttagcgccgatcctgagggctcgagcagccatggaaaaacacgagatattctccattccaattgattgcaactatcagatacgactttatccttattttgatagttaatttaaggcagtttctatggttattttaatattaaaattatatttatattaaaataatttaatatttattccctcttccgggagaagtgtccatacaaggaattccgcccctTATTACGTAATACAGGGCCATACTCGGAAAAAACTCTCAGAAACGCGTAGGAAATCTGAAGGagtatatttggcacagaaatactccgtcatacggccaacttggttttttttttttttttttttttcctttggccatgtttagaaGGAGAATCCAACTATTTAACagtgaaaataagtcagaatgcatgaaatagcatgtatttatattttttgcatcagccatttttaaaaaatgtattgcttgACTACTGATACAtggttttatttctatttttcagTTTGGTCTCTTCTGAGAGTGGAAAAGGTCAAGGTTTTTGAAAATGAGTCATTCATAGAAATGACAACTAGCTAGCATGAATTGTCTTCCCTCAAATTGTGCATTTTCAAGATTGCATTAAATTTCTGCTGTTTTTTGCATGTAGTTTCTGTGAATCTGACTCATTTCCTCAACCCAGCATGCAGTAATGAGTCAGTTTAGGAGGGCATTACAAGAATGTTATCATTCTGTGGTCATATAATGAAAGGATGCAGGTGAAGGCCAGACTTACTCATGTCTGGGCTTCTCGGGACAGCTGTAACCCACTTTACTCTCAGTGGAAACAGTCTCCGGGCCACTAATGATGGCCTTTCCAATGGCCTTTTATCACCTTGATGTTTTGCATGCCATCAGATGATGGAATCACTCTTAAATGTCTTTCCTGAGTGAGCCATGTGTAGCAACATTTAATAAAGGTCTGACTTTGGGAAGTATTGGTGCTGTGGCTTTAATGTATCAATTCAGGACACAGGTGTTCCCATTTTTGGAGAATTCTCCTCCTGTCTGTGTGTGAGAAGATTAGCCAGAGTATTACTCAGCCTCTGACTCCAAGGCTTTGGCTTCCTTTTGTATCTGTCTTGTGTCAGTGCCTTTAATGCATTCCTCGTCATGCCTGTGGTCAACTGAGGTATAATTGTACTGTTATTTATCCCTTACATCACTCTGTTTGGTTTCCCCAGTGTCTCGTTTGCAAAAGTGTGCGTTTTATGATGTAATCTCAACATCCGAGCAGGTGGTGCTGCGTGGAAACCGTTCTGAAATCTGAAGTACTTGGGGTTGTTATATGGCTGGACTAAAGGGGACCTGTGGGGAAACTTGTAATACTTTAAGCCAGGTGCACGCtgtatgaaattattattattttttttttttttggccacaATTTCTTCTCTCTGTAATTGTAAAAGTTAAAATCAAAGTCTTTATTAGCTCAGCATCAACTGATGAATTGCTTTTGTCAGTTTTGTAAGCTAAGGTTCATGCATATCCATACATGCATGATTATTTCTTCAACTTTGGGTGTATTTGACCATGTAGCAATATAAATGCCTAATGTTACtctttttagttaataaaaatcaaccCCTGAAACAAAGTGCCCAAGGTTGAAGAAACCCAAATATGCAACAAAAAATCTTGGCATTGTTTTCTTATATTACCATATGCTCTCTACTAAGAATAAGCAAGTTCACTCCTCATACACC from the Ctenopharyngodon idella isolate HZGC_01 chromosome 22, HZGC01, whole genome shotgun sequence genome contains:
- the spsb1 gene encoding SPRY domain-containing SOCS box protein 1 — protein: MGQKVPGGIKTVDMRDPAFRPLKLELQALDYTKPSRLDMLLDMPSASQDVQVQHSWNNDDRSLNIFVKEDNKLIFHRHPVAQSTDAIRGRVGYTRGLHVWEISWAMRQRGTHAVVGVATGEAPLHSVGYTALVGNNSESWGWDLGRNKLYHDGKNQPSRTYPAFLEPDETFIVPDSFLVVLDMDEGTLSFIVDGQYLGVAFRGLKGRKLYPVVSAVWGHCEIRIRYINGLDPEPLPLMDLCRRSVRVALGRERLSEIHGLPLPASLKNYLLYQ